TATAGCTTCCCTCTTGTCATATAATTTCTTACCTCTTGCTACAGCTAATTCCACTTTAACTATTCCTTTTTCATTAATATATACACTTAAAGGTACCAGTGTATATCCTTTTTGCATAACTGCAGATTCTAATTTCCTTATTTCTCTTTTATGAAGTAAAAGTTTTTTCTTTCTAAGAGGATCTGTATTATAAATGTTTCCCTGTTCGTAAGGACTTATATGCATATTATAGATAAACACTTCTCCATTTTCTACTACCCCATAGCTTTCCTTTATATTTACTCTACCTTCTCTTACTGACTTCACTTCTGTTCCCTTTAATACAATTCCTGCTTCTATAGTTTCTTCAATAAAATACTCATGTCTTGCTTTTCTATTTCTAGCTACAATTTTTACGTTTTCTTCTTTCATAAAATCACCACACTAATTTTTTGTCTAAATATGAGTTTATCAAGGTTTACATTGGATGTCAAGATATGTTATTCATCCTCTTGTACTAACATAAAATCTATGGTCCTCTTCACCAAATCTGTATTTATTACCATTATTTTCACCGTATCTCCTAATCTATATATCTTTTTAGTGTGTTCTCCTATTATATAATATTTCTCCTCATCGAAATAGTAATAATCATCTATCATATTGCTAAAATGGACTAATCCTTCTATGGTGTTTTCTAATTGAACATACATTCCAAAATGAGTTAATGAAGATATTATTCCTTCGTATACATTTCCAATTCTTTGAGACATATATTCAGCTTTCTTTAAATCTTCTACTTCTCTTTCTGCTTCTTCAGCTGTTCTTTCTGTTATGGAAGTGTGTTCTGCTACTTTTGGTAAAAAGGTATATAA
This portion of the Keratinibaculum paraultunense genome encodes:
- the smpB gene encoding SsrA-binding protein SmpB, coding for MKEENVKIVARNRKARHEYFIEETIEAGIVLKGTEVKSVREGRVNIKESYGVVENGEVFIYNMHISPYEQGNIYNTDPLRKKKLLLHKREIRKLESAVMQKGYTLVPLSVYINEKGIVKVELAVARGKKLYDKREAIAKRDAERRMQQHLSEKYKYNS